The Vulpes lagopus strain Blue_001 chromosome 6, ASM1834538v1, whole genome shotgun sequence genome has a segment encoding these proteins:
- the LOC121492750 gene encoding collagen alpha-1(I) chain-like, producing the protein MRDEKASWSARTQNPKAVAPQPSTGSNPPPPPRESAVAQVQWIILPWHRQLECPPPCVLLRPPPGWALAALGTAARAQRVPPGAPGEALEPRAAAWAPRPAVSQSSARPSGALGEALGPRPEPRVLQSQLSASLPVRQGRPWSHGPRPEPASCSQSELSASLAVRRGVRSGASGGPGPRPGPRVLQSVRAQAPGSSGCARGGPGSRPEPRVLQSELSASLGCAREALAVRGLTPRPAVGAQRVPRVRSGRPWVRGLGPASCSRSSARPSGALGEALGPRPGPRVLQSELSASLGCARGALGPRPEPRVLQSELSASLGRARGSAASGPGIPDMSPGSSLRARIAHTHSHADTHGPRAPLGPRPPPAPARAASRKCVPARPPGHGRRGAHGARPGRDPLPEPPPAARLLRGPPRPPTARPRRRGSSAALSPG; encoded by the exons ATGAGGGACGAGAAAGCCTCTTGGAGTGCCAGGACCCAAAACCCCAAAGCAGTGGCCCCCCAGCCCAGCACGGGcagcaaccccccacccccaccccgggagtCTGCTGTGGCTCAGGTGCAGTGGATCATACTCCCGTGGCACCGGCAGCTGGAGTGCCCCCCACCCTGTGTGCTGCTGAGACCCCCTCCTGGATGGGCCCTCGCTGCCCTGGGCACTGCAG CCCGAGCTCAGCGCGTCCCTCCCGGTGCGCCAGGGGAGGCCCTGGAGCCACGGGCCGCGGCCTGGGCCCCGCGGCCTGCAGTCAGTCAGAGCTCAGCGCGTCCCTCGGGTGCGCTCGGGGAGGCCCTGGGTCCGCGGCCTGAACCCCGCGTCCTGCAGTCCCAGCTCAGCGCGTCCCTCCCGGTGCGCCAGGGGAGGCCCTGGAGCCACGGGCCGCGGCCTGAGCCCGCGTCCTGCAGTCAGTCAGAGCTCAGCGCGTCCCTCGCGGTGCGCCGGGGAGTGCGCTCGGGTGCCTCGGGAGGCCCGGGTCCGCGGCCTGGGCCCCGCGTCCTGCAGTCAGTCAGAGCTCAGGCGCCCGGGTCCTCGGGGTGCGCTCGGGGAGGCCCTGGGTCGCGGCCTGAACCCCGCGTCCTGCAGTCGGAGCTCAGCGCGTCCCTCGGGTGCGCTCGGGAGGCCCTGGCGGTCCGCGGCCTGACCCCGCGTCCTGCAGTCGGAGCTCAGCGCGTCCCTCGGGTGCGCTCGGGGAGGCCCTGGGTCCGCGGCCTGGGCCCCGCGTCCTGCAGTCGGAGCTCAGCGCGTCCCTCGGGTGCGCTCGGGGAGGCCCTGGGTCCGCGGCCTGGGCCCCGCGTCCTGCAGTCGGAGCTCAGCGCGTCCCTCGGGTGCGCTCGGGGGGCCCTGGGTCCGCGGCCTGAACCCCGCGTCCTGCAGTCGGAGCTCAGCGCGTCCCTCGG GAGAGCCCGGGGGAGCGCGGCGAGCGGGCCCGGGATCCCCGACATGTCTCCAGGCTCCTCCCTGCGCGCGCGCAtcgcacacacacactcgcacgCGGACACGCACGGACCTCGCGCTCCTCTCGGTCCGCGCCCTCCGCCTGCCCCGGCCCGGGCCGCCTCCCGCAAGTGCGTCCCGGCGCGGCCGCCCGGCCACGGCAGGCGAGGGGCCCACGGCGCGCGGCCAGGGCGGGACCCGctcccggagcccccgcccgccGCTCGCCTCCTCCgcgggcccccgcgccccccaacCGCGCGCCCCCGGCGCCGGGGCAGCTCTGCTGCGCTCAGCCCGGGCTGA